CGGTAATTAGAGGATATGTGTTCGGCAAATTGTACGACTGGGTCGAACTCTACAAAATACGTAATTAAGATGAATGAAAAAGTGGCGCTGTACTACGATAaagtgtattattttcacaaaaaactaCAGAGTGTAAAGTACAGGGTACTCTCTCCTTAGCGGACACCCAAGGGACTGAAAAATGTATCCACTTATGGGAGGTGTCCGGTTAGgagaaaattgtaaaacaagTTAATAATAGATTATGGGAGGGTTGCCCgcccaagaaaaaaaattaaaaaagttcttaAAGATTTTTGTATGTACTAAAAAAGTGTCAGCTTAAGAGAAGTGCCCGTTCGGTGAGAGTACATTGTATTAAATTTATCTTTGACTATtaagtttatatttttctgCAGTAATGAGTCTGTTTCCGCATTTTaccagcaaaaatattaaaaacgtgTTTGGAAGTCAAGCGCTGGAGTCTCTGCTGCGGTTCGTTTTAATGAGAAGTCAGCGTCTACTCCTGTAGACGTAGCCAATTTGTTTGCCGatttgttcaaattttatttcactagtGATGATACGTACTCGTTTTCTTCTTGCCATGATAATCCACTTTCATCCTTGAATTTTGGCTATTTAAACCTTGTTTCCCTGGACATTGAGAATGGTATTTTGGGTTTAAAACCTTCTTAACAGACTGATAAGGatggtttgtttttcttaaaaactgccCGGCTTTTGTCTTTCCtctcaaattagtttttaagaaaTCTCTATCTTCGGGAGTTTTTATCAAcgattggaaaatcacaactatcACCCCTATTTTCAAGAGTGGCAAGAATAATGATGTGTGCAACTACAGGCCGATCTCGAAGCTTTCAACTATCTCTAAACTTTTCGAaggaattgtaaaagaaaaaaatgtactttgcaACTAAGCGCTTAATCTCGCCCAATCAGCATGGATTTATCTCGGGTAGGTCTACAGTTTCCAACCTGGCTGCTTTTGGTGAATATTGCTTTTTAACTTTTGCTGAAGGTTTTCAAGTCGATTGTGTTTACacggacttttctaaagcatttgatagaGTTTCTTATACAATTCTATTACGTAAATTAGCCTCACTTGGTTTCCATACTGTTTTCTTTCAATGGttgaaatcttatttatccGATAGGCGATGTGTGGTAACGATTGAGGGTGAATGTTCGTAACCTTTCATTGCATCTTCAGGGGTGCCACAAGGCAGTACTTTAGGGCGTCTTCTCTTCgttctatttattaatgatatttctaCCTGTTTTTCATTTGCGAACATtttttgtatgctgatgatttgaaaatattttcggccattagaaaaaatgagGACGTTCCTATGTTACAAACGAAAATTAATGTGCCCGTTCGCTGGTGCAGTAACTCTGGCATCTctctaaatattaagaaatgttttcatgtcACCTTCGCTAAAACTCAAAAGGTTTTCCAGTCATCTTACAGCATTGATAATACTTTACTTCAATCTGTTCATGAATTCAAAGATCTAGGGGTGATCTTtaactcacatttttttttttcaacagtcacattaactttattgtaatacacataaaatctgattaaaaaaaatttaccaaatagCGTCTGCCATTCAGAGACGGTAAATACAATTTGAGTGTTCAATTTACTTGCCCGAGTATatgcaaatattcaaaaattcagaaGAAGTTCGACGCAGATTTACCCaacttttaaaaacttattattCAACACAGAAAAGCACTGAATTTGGATgcccttttttttttggtcatttttagcaatttttcctttttattaacttttttatgatttataaaGAAACTGCGAATATAATCTCTTGTACAACTAACACACGCACAATGTAGCGACTACTAACTTTAAAAATGCGTTCATGAAGAGCTTCTGTAAAACACTTTTGGcttataaaatcacaaaaagaaaaaacccaTAAACTAAGTTTTCCTGTCAAAAATGCATTGCACaagattttttatatcaaatcaaagcaatcatttaaatttgcatttgacAAGAACGCACACCAATCCGTTCACCTACCTGAACTGGGTCTATCACTATAGCGCGTGCAGTACACCCACGCTGGCCATACAATCGGGCCGCTTCCGCTCGCTCCTGTGCCGCTGGACTTGGTAacgctgctgctactgctgctggcATTCGTATCTTCCGTCGTTTTCGCATTAAACTCTGTCACGCACTTCGCAGCTGACGCTGTTAAATCGCCATTAGCCGCGGCTGTTGCAGCAGCAGGTGATTTAGCTTGATCGGAAGCGCCGCCATAGCTGCTACTCACCGCGGTGCTATTCGAATCGCTACTATTTGTGCAGATATTCGCAAGTGTGTGTGAGAAATTCAGCGTCGCTGTGGTAGTTGTAGTCGACGCCGCCGCACAGAGATGCGTTAGATCGATCGCGATCGCTGCGCTCGCGGCACCAGCACCAGCATTGTTTGCAGCGCTGTTCATGGATAACGTGGCCACCGCTTTCCGCGCGCGCTGCATGGCATTGTTATTATTGCTGCTGCCACTACAAGTTTTCGCAGAGCGCGTGCTATTGTTACATGCCGCCATACATGCTGCGCCCTCTGCCAGCCGCCTGCCAAAATCCGCCTTTAAAATATTATCGATGCTAAATTTGAGCGCTggttcatttaaattattattattgttgaggTTGTTGTTGGCATGGTTGCTGTGAGCATAAGGAAAGTGCGCTTGCATTTGCGCTTGTAGCTGGCTTAAGCTTGAAACGGCGGTGGGCGAGAGGTGCGTATGCGCTGTCGTCAAAGCGTTCAGTTTGGTCAGCGCGTCGGCATTGTTTGGGAAATTcggtttatgttgttgttgttgctgcagcaaCTGCTGTTGATGTGAATGTGAGACAGGTTGATTATTATTAGCTACCGCCGCTACGGCAACAGCCGCAGCCGCTGCGGCGGCGCTCAATTGTGACATCTTTGTGATAGCCGTTAGCTGTGATTGTATGCCCACAAAGTTGGACATTTGTTGTGGCGTTCCTTGTATTCGCGCCATAGCCCTCCTCTCAGCTGCTACGGTCTCCGCCGCATTGGCGCCGCGCAACGTAAAAGCACTAGCACGTGCCGCAGCCATAAATTGCATTTGTTGCTTTACCAACTCCTCAGCGTACATATGAGATTTTCGCATGAACTCCGTTTGAAAAGGTGAGGTGTGTGTTGTTGCACGCGGCAACACTGGCACCGGCATGCGTAACGCGTTGGCTACAACATATGGGTCAAGTACAGTGCTAGGGGGCGGCGGAGGTGGCGGCTGCTGTTGCAGCGCTATTCCCGTACTGCTACCAATGCTCTCATCATCCAACTGCTGCATTGTATTTTCGTCCGTTGAAGCGCTTGAACGCGCATCACTCCCATCACCGCACGCTGAAGCGGTCGTATGCACGCTGCTAAAAGCCGACGGCGCGCACAATGCCATCATATTACCAACATTGCTGAGTAATAGGCGGCGCTGCTGGTTGAAATCACAAAAGCTGGGCGTGGAGTAGCAGCCACTTGTTGCAGCGCTGCCTTCCTCCTGACCCACCGACAATTCGCTGTCTTCACTACAAAGACTTAGCGCATCATCTTCCTCTTCCATATCGGCCTCCGCGTCCACTTCATCCTCACAGCATGCAACGGCAGATTTGTCTTCCAATTCGCGCTTCCTTTCCGCGACTATGATTTCTCTCTCCTCGGCATCTCCCACCACATCCATTTCATCAGTCGAGTCAATCCCTTCACACACTTCTTCCGCTTCCTCTGTCTCATCCATGGACATTGGCTGGCTATGGCGTCTACGTTTTTCACCTGCCAATACTGACATATTAGGGCTCAAACGCGGGCTTGTTACGCCATGTGCCTGCAACAGCATACAATCTGGATGCATATCGACGCGATGCCGACGCAGCACGCACAATTGTTCGAGTACGGGTGTATGGGTATGCGAATGCGGCGTTATGACGCTGTTCGGTTGTGTTATGGGCGACACTGAAGCTGAAGAATTGACAGCAATTTCAGGTGTTGGCGAGGATAGCGCGTGTTGTGTGAGCGTTGCGCGGGTTGTTGCGGCCGTTGACATTGAGTTGCTTGCGTTGAGCAATGCAAGCGCACATAGAGCGCTTAAATTGGCAttaattttcacttttactttAAAAAGCCGTCGGTAAGCACGCAACGTCACAGGCTGAGAAAAATGCCAAGCGCTGCGCTTGATGTAAAATGCTGCCAAACGACACACTTTTGTACACAAGTAACTAAACTTATATGTATCTATACACTCACACACAAGCACGCACGATTGTGGCTGTCGGCAGCAGCACGTCAATTGTGTTTGATATGCCGCGCGTCATTGGAAGGGTTGTTGGTAGAAGTAGAAAAACACCTTAAAAAGCTTTTAATTAATGCTCGAAACGCACTTGAAAAAATCGCGACGGTAATTCACAATTTCGTCTTGCAGTTAATACCCGTAGCAtgattcttcctcttcttcttttgcTTTTCACAAGTACTGTTTCTTTAAACGACTATATTCATAAACTACACGGTAACTGCTATTTccgcttttttattttgttttgactaTTTGCTTTGTCGGTCGATGCTATAAAATTTCCAAGTAAAAGAGACACGCGACCGTTCACTAACTCTTTGTACTGCTACTCTGGCCGAACGCGTCGTTTAACTGAGACCGGCGCCGTCGCGTATTGCAGCACCGCATGCGATCGCACATTAAACGCCTGCTAATTTCCCCCTCTCGCGCCTTTATTTTCACTACACATTTCGCATTTACTTCCACATAGGCTATTAAAGTCACGGTTTCTCACTCGCTTGCTCGTGTCGTTGTCCAATTCAAGGCGCCAACAACGAGtgccagcagcaacagcagcacttCACAGCAGAGCTCTCTCCCATACACAAAAGCATTTTCAAGCGAACAGCGGGAGAGCCCGAATTGGCTACTACATCCAATGGGAATGGGTGTTGCTGTCATTATTGACTGCAGTGCTGCGCTGCCTCTCAGTGGCCTGACTAGTTTTCAATTGAGGGCTGCGTATAAGTGAGAGACCCATTGATTATTGCTCGTACCGACAGTTAACACTAATTCATATGCTATACGCGTATTGTTGTGTGCAGCTAAGTATATAAGCGCGCCATAGGGCAGCTGGGCCGGCGTGAAGTGAGAGTGAGTAGGCACGAGTTTGCGAGAGCATGCAATTGGCGTGAGCAAGAAAAGGCATTTATACTCAGCTGACTACTACTTTCTCGTTCACCCTTGCGCGCAAATGTTGTTTAACAGTATGTTTTACTGCTCGATTTTTTATTAGTGCTATTGGACTATATTGCgttgtttattattgttgtgAAACTATATTTCACGGTATTCGTTTTGCTGTTGATATTCTGTACTACTCTCTTGAAACTCTTTGATTGTCCTTGTTTGTAATACTATTTGTAGCCTTTAAtgttatgttgttgttgcaatggTCGCAGATCTGCGTTTTGTTTGCTGCTGCTCTCCATTCACTTCTGTTCTATTCTTGCTGCGCTTCACCCGATGTTCCGAtggttattgttgctgttctttgattgccttttatttttgcggttTCGCTTACTTTTACCATTGTTCCGATAcctacttgttgttgttattatattttcctTGCTGTCATCAATGTTGTTACCATATTGTTATTgtgaattttgttgaaattacagttgtttgtgtttgttgttattatcaGCGCTGCAACACATCGTGCGGAAacttacatataataaatatgaacacATGTgtatcttttgttattgttgttgttgttgttgctgctgtcatTTGAGGTTATGTTAAGTGCTTGTATATTTGTTAATTAAGTGCGCCGTCGACATTTGAGCTCATTTTCGCTGCCGAAGTTAGGCAAATGTTTtgatgttattattgttgtacgTACTTGCCCTAGGGTGGTGGGATATGTATACTTTTGAAAATCCACGTTAGTGGGTTATTCAAAGAACACTCTTTTGGGTGAAATAAGTTGATTTAAGTGAAAgtaaagaaaaccaaaaattaataaacaattaacaaaattacaaaatcaataaaatttgggAATAAAACGTTTTATACTTTTGATcatgaaaatatgcaaattataGAGTTGGCACGCATGCTTTACCTACACATCACATTCTTAGTTAAACTGGTTGTGCGCTGTCTGGACTTGTGGCCCTCCAGGTACAAAAAGATTtcaattaataacaaaatacgACGACTACGGCAAACTTGTAAAGCAGAATGGATTTAGACCAATCACCTTAATGTAGATTACTCGACCCAGTTGGTTTATAAACTCGCAAGACATAAGGGTGATATCATATACTACAAAGAGTTGCGATAGGTGTAATGAGATAACAAGGGAAACCCGTCTAACGATTGTTTCTATGAAAGCTCTAAAGCTCTCGTATAAGTTTAGAACACCAGTCACAAAGTCGCCACCTTTACTCTTACAGGAAAATACCCTCATATTGAAACCTAGGCCGCCAAattttctgatagaattttcggtCGTTTTTCCTAtcggccagcatctcaagctctccacactcacatatttatatattttggccCCTTCTACATCTTGTCGTGTAGACTGAGCTTTACAATTATGGAATCAAAAATCTCTTCCTTGTTTACACGGGCAtggaagtcgccaagcacgatgaCGAGAGGTTTAAGGGCTGATAAATGTGTCCCACCTCCTCAAAGAAACTTTCCTTAGTAACACCAGTGAGATGTTAAAGAATTTCGCTCTGagaataaacataaaataaaaaaataaataattggcgcttacacttctgttaggtgtttggccgagctcctcctcctatttgtggtgtgcgtctttgatgttgttccacaaatggagggacctacagtttcaagccgactccgaacggcagatatttttatgaggagctttttcatggcagaaatacactcggaggtttgccattgcctgccgaggggcgaccgctattagaaaaatgttttttattaattttgctttcaccgagattcgaaccaacgacctctctgtgaattccgaatggtaatcacgcaccaacccattcggctacggcgggtgATTTTGtaataatgttatttcaaaTAATCAAGTACTTCCGCCCTCCAGTTTTATCTACACGGTTGGAATACTTTTTAGAGCTTGGTCCAGTTCAAAGGAAATTTAAGACTTTTAAGGttttagaattttagaaagTTTACGgcaaaacttacattttaaagGTAAATACACcataataaagcaaaattaattctCCAATGGCGTCAATTTTAGGCTTTCTTTGctctattaattaaattaaataacttaaagtaTGAATACGAAACTGGTTTTGGATTAAAAATAGTATTTCGCCTTTCCAAGTAttaattctgaaatttttttggtctaaaataaatttcctaCTCTTTTAGTTCTTTGCTGCTGCCAACAGGCTTTGATGTTTCTTTCTCTTAATGCTTTTGGCACACAGCAAACAGACATACAAACAGCAAAAATACTCCTGAAAAtcagttcatttttttatgtgtgGCAATCGTGCCGGCAGGTGTCAGCTGTTTTCTTGCATTTTCTTCTTCCTTCGCACAGttgagaaaaaatacaaaaatagatATGTTTATTAAGCTGAAAAGTAATATTATTgtggaatttattaaaattaatcaaattgttCGCAGTGGAACAGAAGAAGTCACAACTGACCACAAAGCGTATTTGGGTTACCTATAAaaagtatgcatatatatgtacgagtatgcttTGCTTTTTCAACATTTCCGTTCATGCCGTttattatcgataacacagaaaacacaaagTTTATAATCTGAAATCTATTCCAATAAGgatgaatgtctgtacgttgtccgcgcatcactacgaaacgacaacaccaaatgacgtaaaatttttatacattcatattttcacccaatgaaggttataggcatgtttttatgatggaactcccttcccacagcccccaggccgcgccaccactcccATTCGTCACtagtaatcgaatatttgcttaaatttaatctaaaaaattctatttatttatagcacactctggACTTCATAAtctgcataagctgttcaactatgacccaaatgcaaagttcaaaaacggtttgagatagaaaattaataaaaataattttgcttgatatttttctg
The sequence above is drawn from the Anastrepha obliqua isolate idAnaObli1 chromosome 4, idAnaObli1_1.0, whole genome shotgun sequence genome and encodes:
- the LOC129244175 gene encoding homeobox protein invected-like, producing MSTAATTRATLTQHALSSPTPEIAVNSSASVSPITQPNSVITPHSHTHTPVLEQLCVLRRHRVDMHPDCMLLQAHGVTSPRLSPNMSVLAGEKRRRHSQPMSMDETEEAEEVCEGIDSTDEMDVVGDAEEREIIVAERKRELEDKSAVACCEDEVDAEADMEEEDDALSLCSEDSELSVGQEEGSAATSGCYSTPSFCDFNQQRRLLLSNVGNMMALCAPSAFSSVHTTASACGDGSDARSSASTDENTMQQLDDESIGSSTGIALQQQPPPPPPPSTVLDPYVVANALRMPVPVLPRATTHTSPFQTEFMRKSHMYAEELVKQQMQFMAAARASAFTLRGANAAETVAAERRAMARIQGTPQQMSNFVGIQSQLTAITKMSQLSAAAAAAAVAVAAVANNNQPVSHSHQQQLLQQQQQHKPNFPNNADALTKLNALTTAHTHLSPTAVSSLSQLQAQMQAHFPYAHSNHANNNLNNNNNLNEPALKFSIDNILKADFGRRLAEGAACMAACNNSTRSAKTCSGSSNNNNAMQRARKAVATLSMNSAANNAGAGAASAAIAIDLTHLCAAASTTTTTATLNFSHTLANICTNSSDSNSTAVSSSYGGASDQAKSPAAATAAANGDLTASAAKCVTEFNAKTTEDTNASSSSSSVTKSSGTGASGSGPIVWPAWVYCTRYSDRPSSGR